One genomic region from Reichenbachiella ulvae encodes:
- a CDS encoding MlaD family protein translates to MTKEIKVGLFAAISGAILYLGFNFLKGNNFFSDTQQFYAIYDNIDGLNVSNPVIVNGYAVGRVSNIEILQNQNNKIIVEMDVKGSLKVGKGTSAILMNSDFLGSKSILLEIKNHDTPLNSGDTINGEIDLGLAAILNRAEPLTDDIGVTISRLNEILLGMEGAGEELKQTLSNINTAVISVNKLVVQNNSRLEKSFNNINGLLVNINQKVDMLEPVLTGADSTLSKINSLELENTIANLNQVMMELDTTITAINESQGSLGKIINEDTLYNNLNQALTDLDKLLIHIDQNPKHFFGPLGQSSKKIAKDREKAARE, encoded by the coding sequence GTGACCAAAGAAATCAAAGTCGGCCTTTTTGCCGCTATCTCGGGAGCAATTTTATATCTAGGTTTCAATTTTTTAAAAGGGAACAATTTCTTCTCTGACACCCAACAGTTTTATGCGATATATGACAACATAGATGGTTTGAATGTATCCAACCCTGTCATAGTCAATGGATATGCTGTAGGACGGGTTAGCAACATTGAGATCCTACAAAACCAAAACAACAAGATCATTGTGGAAATGGATGTAAAAGGAAGTCTGAAAGTGGGAAAAGGCACCTCTGCCATTTTGATGAACAGTGATTTTTTGGGGAGTAAATCCATCCTTCTTGAAATCAAAAACCACGATACACCACTCAATAGTGGAGATACTATCAATGGTGAAATAGACCTTGGACTAGCAGCTATATTGAATCGAGCCGAACCGTTGACAGACGATATAGGAGTCACAATCAGTCGATTAAATGAAATACTACTGGGAATGGAGGGTGCTGGAGAAGAACTCAAACAAACCCTATCCAACATCAATACCGCGGTGATCAGTGTCAACAAGCTGGTAGTACAAAACAACTCCAGGCTAGAAAAAAGCTTCAACAACATCAACGGTTTATTGGTCAATATTAACCAAAAAGTGGATATGTTAGAGCCTGTTCTAACCGGTGCAGATTCGACCCTTTCCAAGATCAACTCATTAGAATTGGAAAACACCATCGCGAACCTGAATCAAGTTATGATGGAATTAGACACTACCATCACAGCTATCAACGAAAGTCAGGGTAGTCTTGGTAAAATCATTAATGAAGACACGCTCTACAACAATCTAAATCAAGCACTTACAGACCTAGACAAACTACTGATCCATATTGATCAAAATCCAAAGCATTTCTTTGGACCATTAGGGCAATCTTCGAAAAAAATAGCAAAAGACAGAGAAAAAGCTGCGAGAGAATAA
- a CDS encoding N-acetylmuramoyl-L-alanine amidase family protein, with protein MKNVIVIGILAIGLLFVSFNSTGVKDYKIRKIVIDAGHGGKDQGTSGDFSLEKNIALDIALETGKIINEYLPDVEVIYTRKDDSFPSLYERADIANNNHADLFISIHCNSAPYSATVHGTETYIMGLHKSDENFEVAKRENSVITLEEDSKGQYEGFDPNSPESYILFSLYQSAYQENSLRLAQNVEDQFKNRVGRRSRGVKSAGFLVLWKTSMPSILVETGFLSNEKEERELNDKLQQTYIASGIFRAFRDYKNELESKN; from the coding sequence ATGAAAAATGTCATAGTGATCGGGATTTTAGCAATTGGTCTTCTATTTGTCTCTTTTAACTCCACTGGAGTGAAAGATTATAAAATCAGAAAGATTGTCATAGATGCGGGACATGGTGGAAAAGACCAGGGTACCTCAGGTGATTTTTCGCTCGAAAAAAACATCGCGCTGGATATAGCATTGGAGACAGGTAAAATCATCAATGAATATTTGCCAGATGTAGAAGTGATCTATACCAGAAAAGACGACAGCTTTCCGTCCTTGTACGAACGCGCCGATATAGCCAACAACAATCACGCTGACCTTTTCATTTCGATCCATTGCAATTCTGCTCCATATAGCGCTACCGTGCATGGTACAGAAACTTACATCATGGGTTTACACAAATCGGATGAAAATTTTGAGGTGGCCAAGCGTGAAAACTCCGTTATCACATTGGAAGAGGACAGCAAAGGTCAGTACGAGGGGTTCGACCCCAATTCGCCAGAGTCCTACATCCTGTTTTCACTATATCAAAGTGCCTATCAGGAAAACAGCTTGAGATTAGCTCAAAATGTAGAAGATCAATTCAAAAACCGAGTAGGAAGACGAAGCAGAGGTGTTAAATCTGCAGGATTTTTAGTACTTTGGAAAACTAGTATGCCAAGCATATTAGTAGAAACAGGATTCCTAAGTAATGAGAAAGAGGAACGAGAGCTCAACGATAAGCTGCAGCAAACGTATATAGCCTCTGGGATCTTTAGAGCATTTAGAGATTACAAAAACGAATTAGAATCTAAAAACTAA